From a single Streptomyces rubradiris genomic region:
- a CDS encoding ABC1 kinase family protein — protein sequence MSDLPRKAVTRTAKLAALPLGFAGRATWGLGKRIVGESAELVGRELQQRTAEQLFKVLGELKGGAMKFGQALSVFESALPEEVAGPYRAALTKLQEAAPPMPTRTVHAVLEERLGPDWRELFEEFEDKPAAAASIGQVHRAVWHDGREVAVKVQYPGAGEALLSDLGQLSRFARLLGPLIPGMDIKPLIAELRDRVSEELDYGLEAEAQAVHAEEFAGDPDVVVPAVVHQCEQVLVTKWIDGIPLSEIIADGTEEQRDRAGQLLARFLFSGPARTGLLHADPHPGNFRLLPGGPGGEDDWRLGVLDFGTVDRLPGGLPTPIGVSLRMTLDGEAETVYELLCAEGFVKETIELDPEAVLDYLLPIIEPARVDAFTFTRSWMRSQAARIADPRSPAYQLGKRLNLPPAYLLIHRVTLSTIGVLCQLGATVRLRDELEEWLPGFVTGAAEAAGPDEEESAAGA from the coding sequence ATGTCTGATCTTCCCCGGAAGGCGGTCACCCGTACCGCCAAGCTCGCCGCGCTCCCGCTCGGCTTCGCCGGCCGGGCGACCTGGGGGCTGGGCAAGCGGATCGTGGGCGAGTCCGCGGAGCTGGTCGGCCGCGAGCTGCAACAGCGCACGGCGGAGCAGCTGTTCAAGGTGCTCGGCGAGCTGAAGGGCGGTGCGATGAAGTTCGGGCAGGCCCTGTCCGTCTTCGAGTCGGCGCTGCCGGAGGAGGTCGCCGGCCCCTACCGGGCCGCCCTGACCAAGCTCCAGGAGGCCGCCCCGCCCATGCCGACCCGCACGGTGCACGCGGTGCTCGAGGAGCGGCTGGGCCCTGACTGGCGGGAGCTGTTCGAGGAGTTCGAGGACAAGCCGGCCGCCGCGGCCTCGATCGGCCAGGTGCACCGGGCGGTGTGGCACGACGGCCGCGAGGTGGCGGTCAAGGTGCAGTACCCGGGCGCCGGTGAGGCCCTCCTGTCCGATCTCGGCCAACTGAGCCGGTTCGCCCGGCTGTTGGGCCCGCTCATCCCGGGCATGGACATCAAGCCGCTGATCGCGGAGCTGCGGGACCGGGTCTCCGAGGAACTGGACTACGGCTTGGAGGCCGAGGCCCAGGCCGTGCACGCGGAGGAGTTCGCCGGTGACCCGGACGTGGTCGTCCCGGCGGTGGTGCACCAGTGCGAGCAGGTCCTGGTGACCAAGTGGATCGACGGCATCCCGCTGTCGGAGATCATCGCGGACGGCACCGAGGAACAGCGCGACCGGGCCGGTCAGCTGCTGGCCCGCTTCCTCTTCTCGGGCCCGGCGCGCACCGGCCTGCTGCACGCCGATCCGCATCCGGGCAACTTCCGGCTGCTGCCCGGCGGTCCCGGCGGGGAGGACGACTGGCGCCTGGGCGTGCTGGACTTCGGCACGGTCGACCGGCTCCCCGGCGGCCTGCCGACCCCGATCGGCGTCTCCCTGCGCATGACCCTGGACGGCGAGGCGGAGACGGTCTACGAACTGCTCTGCGCGGAGGGGTTCGTGAAGGAGACCATCGAGCTGGACCCGGAAGCGGTCCTGGACTATCTGCTGCCGATCATCGAGCCGGCCCGGGTGGACGCGTTCACCTTCACCCGTTCCTGGATGCGCAGCCAGGCCGCCCGCATCGCCGACCCACGCTCCCCCGCCTACCAGCTCGGCAAGCGGCTCAATCTGCCGCCGGCCTATCTGCTGATACACCGGGTGACCCTCAGCACCATCGGGGTCCTGTGCCAGCTGGGCGCCACGGTCCGGCTGCGGGACGAACTGGAGGAATGGCTGCCGGGCTTCGTGACCGGCGCGGCCGAGGCCGCCGGCCCGGACGAGGAGGAGTCCGCGGCGGGGGCGTGA
- a CDS encoding WhiB family transcriptional regulator, with protein MQLEAHAPSVPPSQTIPPPGLTEDSTLTPLTALTALDDAIENLGVAVPCRSYDPEVFFAESPADVEYAKSLCRTCPLIEACLAGAKERREPWGVWGGELFVQGVVVARKRPRGRPRKNPVTA; from the coding sequence GTGCAACTCGAAGCGCACGCCCCGTCCGTACCGCCTTCGCAAACGATCCCCCCGCCCGGCCTCACGGAGGACTCCACCTTGACCCCCCTCACCGCGCTCACCGCGCTCGACGACGCCATCGAGAACCTCGGCGTAGCCGTTCCCTGCCGCTCCTACGACCCGGAGGTCTTCTTCGCCGAGTCGCCCGCGGACGTGGAGTACGCCAAGTCCCTGTGCCGCACCTGCCCGCTGATCGAGGCCTGCCTCGCCGGAGCCAAGGAGCGGCGCGAGCCCTGGGGCGTCTGGGGTGGCGAGCTGTTCGTCCAGGGTGTCGTCGTCGCCCGGAAGCGGCCGCGTGGCCGCCCGCGGAAGAACCCGGTCACGGCATGA
- a CDS encoding ATP-dependent DNA helicase UvrD2 — MTAATHSTLFPRVPESPDAVLEGLDPEQREVATALHGPVCVLAGAGTGKTRAITHRIAYGVRAGILQPSSVLAVTFTNRAAGEMRGRLRQLGAQGVQARTFHSAALRQLQYFWPKAIGGSMPRLVDRKIQLVADAAASLGTRLDRNELRDVTAEIEWSKVTQTVPADYPYAAAKAGREAPRDPAEIAHLYAAYEDLKRDRAVIDFEDVLLLTVAVLQDRHDIAEQVRAQYQHFVVDEYQDVSPLQQRLLDLWLGDRDNLCVVGDASQTIYSFTGATPDHLLDFRVRHPGATVVKLVRDYRSTPQVVRLANGLLAQAKGRAAGHRLELVSQRPPGPEPVYAEYTDEPAEAEGAARRIRELIDAGVPAAEIAVLFRTNSQSETYEQALADAGVPYQLRGAERFFDRPEVRKAGVALRGAARFGGNDSMLDDAVDLPSQVRAVLSGEGWTTEPPAGSGAVRERWESLAALVGLAHDLAAARPTATLADFVAELDERANAQHAPTVQGVTLASLHAAKGLEWDVVFLVGVAEGMMPITYARTDEQIEEERRLLYVGVTRARERLHVSWALSRSPGGRPNRRPSRFLDGLRPGTTPTVGHTGSGTGGGVERGFTAGAVAAPRRTQRTPARCRVCGRTLTDAGEMKLMRCADCPSDMDEGLYERLREWRAVQAERSGQPDFCVFTDRTLMAIAEACPETSAELARIPGVLSRKLRSYGADVLAICAGQEPGEADGDD; from the coding sequence GTGACAGCAGCAACGCATTCCACCCTCTTCCCGCGGGTCCCGGAGTCGCCCGACGCGGTGCTCGAAGGGCTCGACCCCGAGCAGCGCGAGGTGGCCACCGCCCTGCACGGTCCGGTGTGCGTGCTGGCCGGAGCGGGCACGGGCAAGACCCGGGCGATCACCCACCGCATCGCCTATGGGGTGCGCGCCGGCATCCTTCAGCCGTCCAGCGTGCTCGCCGTCACCTTCACCAACCGCGCCGCCGGAGAGATGCGCGGCCGGCTGCGCCAGCTCGGTGCCCAGGGCGTCCAGGCCCGCACCTTCCACTCCGCCGCCCTGCGCCAGCTCCAGTACTTCTGGCCGAAAGCGATCGGCGGATCCATGCCCCGGCTGGTGGACCGCAAGATCCAGCTGGTGGCCGACGCCGCCGCGTCCCTGGGCACCCGCCTCGACCGCAACGAGTTGCGGGACGTGACCGCCGAGATCGAATGGTCCAAGGTCACCCAGACCGTCCCCGCCGACTATCCGTACGCGGCTGCGAAGGCCGGCCGCGAGGCCCCCCGCGACCCGGCCGAGATCGCCCACCTCTACGCCGCCTACGAGGACCTCAAGCGCGACCGCGCGGTGATCGACTTCGAGGACGTCCTGCTGCTGACCGTCGCCGTCCTCCAGGACCGGCACGACATCGCCGAACAGGTCCGCGCGCAGTACCAGCACTTCGTCGTGGACGAGTACCAGGACGTCAGCCCCCTCCAGCAGCGGTTGCTGGACCTGTGGCTCGGCGACCGGGACAACCTGTGCGTCGTCGGTGACGCCAGCCAGACGATCTATTCGTTCACGGGAGCAACCCCCGACCATCTGCTCGATTTCCGCGTCCGGCACCCCGGAGCCACGGTCGTGAAGCTGGTCCGTGACTACCGATCGACCCCCCAGGTGGTGCGTCTCGCCAACGGCCTGCTCGCCCAGGCGAAGGGCCGCGCCGCCGGACACCGGCTGGAACTCGTCTCCCAGCGCCCCCCGGGACCCGAGCCCGTCTACGCCGAGTACACCGACGAGCCCGCCGAGGCCGAGGGCGCCGCCCGGCGCATCCGTGAGCTGATCGACGCCGGCGTCCCCGCCGCCGAGATCGCCGTCCTGTTCCGCACGAACTCCCAGTCCGAGACCTACGAGCAGGCGCTCGCCGACGCCGGGGTCCCCTACCAGCTGCGCGGAGCCGAGCGCTTCTTCGACCGGCCGGAGGTCCGCAAGGCCGGCGTCGCCCTGCGCGGCGCGGCCCGCTTCGGCGGCAACGACTCCATGCTGGACGACGCCGTGGACCTGCCCTCGCAGGTGCGGGCGGTGCTGTCCGGCGAGGGCTGGACCACCGAGCCGCCGGCCGGCTCCGGTGCCGTCCGGGAGCGCTGGGAGTCCCTGGCCGCCCTGGTCGGTCTCGCCCACGACCTCGCCGCCGCCCGGCCCACGGCCACCCTCGCCGACTTCGTGGCCGAACTGGACGAGCGGGCGAACGCCCAGCACGCCCCGACCGTCCAGGGCGTCACCCTCGCCTCCCTGCACGCCGCCAAGGGTCTGGAGTGGGACGTCGTCTTCCTGGTCGGCGTCGCCGAGGGCATGATGCCCATCACCTACGCCCGCACGGACGAGCAGATCGAGGAGGAACGCCGGCTGCTCTACGTCGGCGTCACCCGCGCCCGCGAACGCCTCCATGTCTCCTGGGCCCTGTCCCGCTCGCCCGGCGGACGCCCCAACCGCAGACCGAGCCGCTTCCTGGACGGGCTGCGCCCCGGCACCACCCCCACCGTCGGACACACCGGCTCCGGCACGGGCGGCGGAGTCGAGCGCGGGTTCACCGCCGGTGCCGTCGCCGCGCCCCGGCGCACCCAGCGCACCCCTGCCCGCTGCCGGGTCTGCGGCCGCACGCTCACCGACGCGGGCGAGATGAAGCTGATGCGCTGCGCGGACTGTCCTTCGGACATGGACGAGGGGCTCTACGAGCGGTTGCGCGAGTGGCGGGCGGTCCAGGCCGAGCGCAGCGGCCAGCCGGACTTCTGCGTCTTCACGGACCGGACGCTCATGGCCATCGCGGAAGCCTGCCCGGAGACCTCCGCCGAGCTCGCCCGCATCCCTGGTGTCCTCAGCCGCAAGCTGCGCAGCTACGGCGCCGATGTTCTGGCCATCTGCGCAGGTCAAGAGCCTGGTGAGGCCGACGGGGACGATTGA
- a CDS encoding mycoredoxin has product MQGTVTMYSTTWCGYCRRLKSQLDREGIAYSEINIEQDPESAAFVEKANGGNQTVPTVLFPDGSTLTNPSLAQVKQKLAA; this is encoded by the coding sequence ATGCAGGGCACTGTGACGATGTACAGCACGACGTGGTGTGGCTACTGCCGACGGCTGAAGAGCCAGCTTGACCGTGAGGGCATCGCGTACAGCGAGATCAACATCGAGCAGGACCCCGAGTCCGCCGCTTTCGTGGAGAAGGCGAACGGCGGCAACCAGACGGTCCCCACCGTGCTCTTCCCGGACGGCTCCACGCTGACGAACCCGTCGCTGGCCCAGGTGAAGCAGAAGCTCGCCGCATAA
- the nudC gene encoding NAD(+) diphosphatase, which produces MTTWTDHTADRPISLTAPSGIDRAAHHRLDEAWLAAAWSHPTTRCFVVSGGQVLIDETPDGRTELVMTPSFEAPLTEAHRYFLGIDEEGVSYFALQKDSLPGRIDQSARPAGLREAGLLLSPRDAGLMVHAVGLENWQRTHRFCSRCGERTVIAAAGHIRRCPACGAEHYPRTDPAVIMAVTDEEDRILLGRQVHWPEGRFSTLAGFVEPGESIEQAVRREVSEEVGVAVGPVEYVASQPWPFPSSLMLGFMARATSTEIDVDGDEIHEARWFSREELHAAFESGEVLPPYGISIAARLIEMWYGRPLPTRGFV; this is translated from the coding sequence GTGACCACCTGGACCGACCACACAGCCGACCGACCCATCTCGCTGACCGCCCCGAGCGGCATCGACCGCGCCGCCCACCACCGGCTGGACGAGGCCTGGCTCGCGGCGGCGTGGAGCCACCCCACGACCCGCTGTTTCGTGGTGTCCGGCGGCCAGGTGCTCATCGACGAGACGCCGGACGGCCGGACCGAACTCGTCATGACGCCGTCCTTCGAGGCGCCGCTCACCGAGGCGCACCGCTACTTCCTCGGCATCGACGAGGAGGGCGTCAGCTACTTCGCGCTCCAGAAGGACTCGCTGCCCGGCCGGATCGACCAGTCCGCGCGTCCGGCGGGGCTGCGGGAGGCCGGGCTGCTGCTGTCGCCGCGCGACGCCGGGCTCATGGTGCACGCCGTCGGCCTGGAGAACTGGCAGCGCACCCACCGCTTCTGCTCCCGCTGCGGTGAGCGCACGGTCATCGCGGCGGCCGGCCACATCCGCCGCTGCCCGGCCTGCGGCGCCGAGCACTACCCGCGCACCGACCCGGCGGTGATCATGGCGGTGACGGACGAGGAGGACCGCATCCTGCTCGGTCGGCAGGTGCACTGGCCCGAGGGCCGCTTCTCCACGCTCGCCGGGTTCGTGGAGCCGGGCGAGTCCATCGAGCAGGCGGTGCGCCGTGAGGTGTCCGAGGAGGTCGGCGTCGCCGTCGGCCCGGTCGAGTACGTCGCCAGCCAGCCCTGGCCCTTCCCGTCCAGCCTGATGCTGGGCTTCATGGCCCGCGCCACGTCCACCGAGATCGACGTCGACGGCGACGAGATCCACGAGGCCCGCTGGTTCTCCCGCGAGGAACTGCACGCGGCCTTCGAGTCCGGCGAGGTGCTGCCGCCCTACGGCATCTCCATCGCGGCCCGGCTGATCGAGATGTGGTACGGCAGGCCCCTGCCGACCCGCGGTTTCGTGTGA
- a CDS encoding dipeptidase yields the protein MSQTPDSAVRTYIEQHRAAFLDDLAAWLRIPSVSARPDHAPDVRRSADWLAGKLKDTGFPTVEVWQTPGAPAVFAEWPSDDPQAPTVLVYGHHDVQPAAREDGWDSDPFEPVVRDGRLYARGAADDKGQVFFHTLGVRAHLAATGRTTPAVGLKLLIEGEEESGSPHFRALVEERAGRLAADVVIVSDTGMWAEDTPTVCTGMRGLVECEIRFHGPDQDIHSGSFGGAVPNPATAAARLAAALHDEHGRVAVPGFYDGIVELTDRERELFAELPFDEGRWLRTAKSYATHGEDGYTTLERVWARPTAEVNGIGGGYQGPGSKTIIPSTAMVKLSFRLVAGQDRDHIEKAVRAWAAEQVPAGIRCETVFGSATRPCLTPLDHPALRSVVRAMGRAFEKPVRFTREGGSGPAADLQEVLGAPVLFLGISVPSDGWHAPNEKVELDLLLKGVETSAYLWDDLARN from the coding sequence ATGAGCCAGACCCCGGACAGCGCCGTCCGCACGTACATCGAGCAGCACCGCGCCGCCTTCCTCGACGACCTCGCCGCGTGGCTGCGCATCCCCTCCGTGTCGGCCCGGCCGGACCACGCGCCCGACGTGCGGCGCAGCGCCGACTGGCTCGCCGGCAAACTCAAGGACACCGGCTTCCCCACCGTGGAGGTCTGGCAGACCCCGGGCGCCCCCGCGGTCTTCGCCGAGTGGCCCTCGGACGACCCGCAGGCCCCCACGGTCCTGGTCTACGGCCACCACGACGTCCAGCCCGCCGCTCGCGAGGACGGCTGGGACAGCGACCCCTTCGAGCCGGTCGTGCGCGACGGCCGCCTCTACGCGCGTGGAGCGGCCGACGACAAGGGTCAGGTGTTCTTCCACACACTCGGTGTCCGCGCCCACCTCGCCGCGACCGGCCGCACCACGCCGGCCGTCGGCCTCAAGCTGCTGATCGAGGGCGAGGAGGAGTCCGGTTCCCCGCACTTCCGGGCGCTGGTGGAGGAGCGGGCCGGCCGGCTCGCCGCCGATGTCGTGATCGTCTCCGACACCGGCATGTGGGCCGAGGACACCCCGACCGTGTGCACCGGCATGCGCGGCCTGGTGGAGTGCGAGATCCGGTTCCACGGACCGGACCAGGACATCCACTCCGGCTCCTTCGGCGGTGCCGTGCCCAACCCGGCCACCGCCGCCGCCCGCCTGGCCGCCGCCCTGCACGACGAGCACGGGCGCGTGGCGGTACCCGGCTTCTACGACGGCATCGTGGAGCTGACCGACCGCGAGCGCGAGCTGTTCGCCGAACTGCCCTTCGACGAGGGGCGCTGGCTGCGCACGGCCAAGTCGTACGCCACGCACGGCGAGGACGGTTACACCACCCTGGAGCGCGTCTGGGCCCGGCCCACCGCCGAGGTCAACGGCATCGGCGGTGGCTACCAGGGCCCCGGCAGCAAGACGATCATCCCGTCCACGGCCATGGTGAAGCTGTCGTTCCGGCTGGTCGCCGGCCAGGACCGGGATCACATCGAGAAGGCCGTCCGCGCGTGGGCCGCCGAACAGGTGCCAGCCGGAATCCGGTGCGAGACCGTCTTCGGCTCGGCCACGCGTCCGTGCCTGACGCCGCTGGACCACCCCGCGCTGCGGTCCGTGGTCCGCGCCATGGGCCGCGCCTTCGAGAAGCCGGTCCGCTTCACCCGCGAGGGCGGTTCCGGTCCCGCCGCCGACCTCCAGGAAGTCCTCGGCGCGCCGGTGCTCTTCCTGGGCATCTCCGTCCCGTCCGACGGCTGGCACGCCCCCAATGAGAAGGTCGAGCTGGACCTCCTCCTCAAGGGTGTCGAGACCAGCGCCTACCTGTGGGACGACCTGGCCCGGAACTGA
- a CDS encoding UvrD-helicase domain-containing protein: protein MSAPITDPEQLKELLGIPFTPEQTACITAPPAPQVIVAGAGSGKTTVMAARVVWLVGTGQVAPEQVLGLTFTNKAAGELAERVRKALIKAGVTDADSVDPDNPPGEPVISTYHAFAGRLLTDHGLRIGLEPSSRLLADATRYQLAARVLREAPGPYPALTRSFADLVSDLLALDSELAEHLVEPEELRAWDAGLLHTLEGARLTNADLRKVPETAAARRELADLVQRYRAEKRRRDLLDFGDQIALSARLARIPEVGRLLREEFRVVLLDEYQDTSVAQRVLLAGLFGGGTGHPVTAVGDPCQAIYGWRGASVANLDDFPDHFPGADGRPAARQALSENRRSGGRLLDLANGLAAPLRAMHAGVQALRPAPGAEYDGTVRCALLPTHAEEIDWIADSLAHLVRTGTPPGEIAVLCRTATDFAEIQGALVARDIPVEVVGLSGLLHLPEIADLVAVCEVLQDPGANAALVRLLTGPRWRIGPRDLALLGRRARLLVAHARVDAADDPDRRLAAAVEGVDPAEVISLADALDTFLETPAEDYGDDDGLPFSADARVRFAHLAAELRDLRRSLSDPLMDVLHRVLAVTGLEVELSASPHALAARRRETLSNFLDVAASFAASDGEATLLAFLGFLRTAAQYEKGLDNALPGGENTVKVLTAHKSKGLEWDVVAVPGLVTGTFPSAQGREKWTAQAKVLPHALRGDTDTLPDVDSWDARGMKSFHEAMKDHQYTEELRLGYVTFTRPRSLLLGSGHWWGPSQKKKRGPSGFLKALYDHCAAGYGEIEAWAEEPAEDAENPALHTAGTDQVWPLPLDAGALARRRAAARTVLAHLDALAARPEGPGPALHDPAGDEHPDWPAPPDDDPYDAPYDEEPYEDPYGDPYDGDPYEDAPHEDPLPPHGHEPDGDEEPYGGTRDALPAGTPASTPDAPTGLVPHQVSAAQDHPRTTAPRPGTGLTPEEARTVASWDRDLDALTGELLRARQAVTEVPLPATLTASQLLRLAEDPDGLAQELARPMPRPPQPAARRGTRFHAWVEARFEELTLPLLEPDELPGGDAEIADEHDLEALKEAFERTEYARRTPYRVEAPFQVTLAGRVIRGRIDAVYKNGDGDEATYEILDWKTGRTRTADPLQLAVYRLGWAEQQGVPPESVTAAFLYVRTGEVVRPEGLPDRAALERLLTGETEGTREAT from the coding sequence ATGTCCGCCCCTATCACCGACCCCGAGCAGCTCAAGGAGCTCCTCGGCATCCCGTTCACCCCGGAGCAGACGGCCTGCATCACCGCGCCGCCCGCCCCGCAGGTGATCGTGGCCGGTGCCGGGTCGGGCAAGACCACCGTGATGGCGGCCCGCGTGGTCTGGCTGGTCGGCACCGGACAGGTCGCCCCCGAGCAGGTCCTCGGCCTGACCTTCACCAACAAGGCCGCGGGCGAGCTGGCCGAGCGCGTCCGCAAGGCGTTGATCAAGGCCGGAGTCACCGACGCCGACTCCGTGGACCCCGACAACCCGCCGGGCGAGCCGGTCATCTCGACGTACCACGCCTTCGCCGGCCGGCTGCTCACCGACCACGGCCTGCGCATCGGCCTGGAGCCCAGTTCCCGGCTGCTCGCCGACGCCACTCGCTACCAGCTCGCCGCGCGCGTGCTGCGCGAGGCCCCGGGACCGTACCCGGCGCTGACCCGCTCCTTCGCCGACCTGGTCAGCGACCTGCTCGCCCTCGACTCCGAACTCGCCGAACACCTCGTCGAACCGGAGGAACTGCGCGCCTGGGACGCCGGTCTGCTGCACACCCTGGAGGGCGCCAGGCTCACCAACGCCGACCTGCGCAAGGTCCCGGAGACGGCCGCCGCCCGCCGGGAACTCGCCGACCTCGTCCAGCGCTACCGAGCCGAGAAACGACGGCGGGACCTGCTCGACTTCGGCGACCAGATCGCCCTGTCGGCCCGCCTCGCCCGCATCCCCGAGGTGGGCCGCCTGCTGCGCGAGGAGTTCCGCGTGGTCCTCCTGGACGAGTACCAGGACACCTCCGTGGCCCAGCGCGTCCTGCTGGCCGGCCTGTTCGGCGGCGGCACCGGCCACCCGGTGACCGCCGTCGGCGACCCCTGCCAGGCCATCTACGGCTGGCGCGGCGCCTCCGTCGCCAACCTGGACGACTTCCCCGACCACTTCCCGGGCGCCGACGGCCGGCCCGCCGCCCGGCAGGCGCTCAGCGAGAACCGCCGCAGCGGCGGGCGCCTGCTCGACCTCGCCAACGGCCTGGCCGCGCCCCTGCGCGCCATGCACGCGGGCGTGCAGGCCCTCCGCCCGGCGCCCGGCGCCGAGTACGACGGCACGGTCCGCTGCGCCCTGCTGCCCACCCACGCCGAGGAGATCGACTGGATCGCCGACTCCCTCGCCCACCTCGTGCGCACCGGCACGCCACCCGGCGAGATCGCCGTCCTGTGCCGGACCGCGACCGACTTCGCCGAGATCCAGGGCGCCCTCGTCGCCCGGGACATCCCCGTCGAGGTGGTCGGCCTGTCCGGGCTGCTGCACCTGCCCGAGATCGCCGACCTCGTCGCCGTCTGCGAGGTCCTGCAGGACCCCGGCGCCAACGCCGCCCTGGTGCGCCTGCTGACCGGACCGCGCTGGCGCATCGGCCCCCGCGACCTCGCCCTGCTGGGCCGCCGGGCCCGCCTGCTGGTCGCCCACGCGCGCGTGGACGCCGCCGACGACCCCGACCGCCGGCTCGCGGCGGCCGTCGAGGGCGTCGACCCGGCCGAGGTGATATCGCTCGCCGACGCCCTGGACACCTTCCTGGAGACCCCGGCCGAGGACTACGGGGACGACGACGGCCTGCCGTTCTCGGCGGACGCGCGCGTGCGCTTCGCCCATCTCGCCGCCGAGCTGCGCGACCTGCGCCGCTCGCTGTCCGACCCGCTGATGGACGTCCTGCACCGCGTCCTCGCCGTCACCGGCCTCGAAGTGGAGTTGTCGGCGTCACCGCACGCGCTGGCCGCCCGGCGCCGCGAGACCCTGTCCAACTTCCTGGACGTCGCCGCGTCCTTCGCCGCGAGCGACGGCGAGGCCACCCTGTTGGCCTTCCTCGGCTTCCTGCGCACCGCCGCCCAGTACGAGAAAGGGCTCGACAACGCGCTGCCCGGCGGCGAGAACACCGTCAAGGTGCTCACCGCGCACAAGTCCAAGGGCCTGGAGTGGGACGTCGTGGCCGTTCCCGGACTCGTCACCGGCACCTTCCCCAGCGCCCAGGGCCGCGAGAAGTGGACCGCGCAGGCCAAGGTGCTGCCGCACGCCCTGCGCGGCGACACCGACACCCTGCCCGACGTCGACAGCTGGGACGCGCGCGGCATGAAGTCCTTCCACGAGGCCATGAAGGACCACCAGTACACCGAGGAACTGCGTCTCGGCTACGTCACCTTCACCCGTCCCCGCTCGCTCCTGCTCGGCTCCGGCCACTGGTGGGGACCCAGCCAGAAGAAGAAGCGCGGCCCCTCCGGCTTCCTGAAGGCCCTGTACGACCACTGCGCCGCCGGGTACGGCGAGATCGAGGCGTGGGCGGAGGAGCCCGCCGAGGACGCGGAGAACCCGGCCCTGCACACGGCCGGCACCGACCAGGTGTGGCCGCTCCCGCTGGACGCCGGCGCGCTGGCCCGCCGCCGTGCCGCCGCCCGGACCGTCCTCGCCCACCTGGACGCCCTCGCCGCCCGTCCCGAAGGCCCCGGCCCGGCCCTGCACGACCCCGCCGGCGACGAACACCCGGACTGGCCCGCGCCACCGGACGACGACCCGTACGACGCCCCGTACGACGAAGAGCCGTACGAAGACCCCTACGGCGACCCTTACGACGGCGACCCTTACGAGGACGCCCCCCACGAGGACCCCCTGCCGCCCCACGGCCACGAGCCCGACGGCGACGAGGAGCCCTACGGCGGGACGCGCGACGCACTCCCGGCCGGCACCCCCGCTTCCACTCCGGACGCCCCCACCGGTCTGGTCCCGCACCAGGTGTCCGCCGCGCAGGACCACCCCCGGACCACCGCGCCGCGGCCCGGCACCGGCCTCACCCCGGAGGAGGCCCGCACCGTCGCCTCCTGGGACCGTGACCTGGACGCGCTCACCGGAGAGCTGCTGCGCGCCCGGCAGGCCGTCACCGAGGTCCCCCTGCCCGCCACGCTCACCGCGTCCCAGCTGCTGCGGCTCGCCGAGGACCCCGACGGACTCGCACAGGAACTCGCGCGCCCCATGCCGCGCCCCCCGCAACCGGCCGCACGCCGGGGCACCCGGTTCCACGCCTGGGTCGAGGCCCGCTTCGAGGAACTGACCCTGCCCCTGCTGGAGCCGGACGAGCTGCCCGGCGGCGACGCCGAGATCGCCGACGAACACGACCTCGAAGCCCTGAAGGAGGCCTTCGAACGCACCGAGTACGCCCGGCGCACGCCCTACCGGGTGGAAGCCCCCTTCCAGGTCACACTGGCCGGCCGCGTCATCCGGGGCCGCATCGACGCCGTCTACAAAAACGGCGACGGTGACGAGGCGACGTACGAGATCCTCGACTGGAAGACCGGCCGCACCCGCACCGCCGACCCGCTCCAGCTCGCCGTGTACCGCCTCGGCTGGGCCGAGCAGCAGGGTGTCCCGCCCGAGTCGGTCACGGCCGCCTTCCTGTACGTGCGCACCGGCGAGGTCGTACGCCCCGAGGGCCTGCCGGACCGGGCCGCGCTGGAGCGGTTGCTCACGGGTGAGACGGAGGGCACACGGGAGGCGACCTGA